GTACGCGCCACCGTTGATTCTGACGATCTTCCGACCGAGCCTGAAAGACATCACGGCCGAACGAGCGGTGCCGCGCTACTGGTTCGCCCCGCTCCCCAAACTCGGACCATGAGTGGTATGCGCAGACATCCTGACTCGTCTAGAACAATAACTGCGACCAGGACGTCCCGCGAATCTACGAGACGGAGTGTGATCGAGCTGTTAAGTCCCGCGACTGCAAACAATGTCTCGATCAAGAGAAACCTGTTGCTACGTCCGTTTTACCCCGCGGCGTGGGCCTGGGCACCAGCGATAAGCTCAATGAACTCCTGATTGGACTTGTACTTGGCCAGCTTCTGGGTGAGCTGTTCCATCGCCTCCACCGGATTCATGCTGGAAAGCATTCGCCGCAGGATCGTCACGGCCTTGAGATACTCTGGCGGCAACAGCTTCTCTTCCCGCCGCGTGCCCGATTGGGTGATGTCAATGGCCGGCCAGATCCGCCGATCCGCCAGCCGCCGATCGAGCACCAGCTCCATATTGCCGGTCCCTTTGAATTCCTGAAAGATGAGTTCATCCATCCGGCTGCCGGTGTCGATCAGCGCGGTCGCCACGATCGTCAGCGATCCGCCCTCTTCAAATGCCCGGGCCGTCGCAAACAGCTTCTTCGGAATGTCCATGGCCTTGACGTCGATACCGCCGGTCATCGTGCGGCCGGTATTGCCCACCCATTTGTTAAAGGCACGCGCCAGCCGGGTGATCGAATCCATCAAGAGAAAGACGTCCTTCCCCATCTCGGCGAGGCGCTTGCACCGCTCCACAATGAGCTGCGACAGCCGCACGTGGCTCTCGATTTCACAGTCCAGGCTGCTGGCCACCACCTCGGCATTCTTGCACACACGGCGGAAGTCCGTCACCTCCTCCGGACGCTCATCGATCAGCAGAATGATGAGCTTCATGTCCGGATAATTCTGAGCAATCGCCAGACTGATATGCTGGAGCAGCACCGTCTTTCCTGTCCGCGGTGGCGCCACGATGAGCGCCCGCTGACCCTTCCCGATCGGCGTCAGCAGGTCCATCACCCGCGTCGTGATCGGCTCAGGACCGGTTTCCAAACGCAGCCATTCCTCGGGATTGATGGGCGTCAATTCGTCAAAGTGTTTGACTTTCGGATATTCCTGGGGCGGAATCCCGTCCACATCGTGAATTTCCCGCAGACGCGGTCCCTGGCCCTTCTTACCCGGCTGCACCAGCCCCTTGATGTAAACA
This is a stretch of genomic DNA from Thermogutta terrifontis. It encodes these proteins:
- the rho gene encoding transcription termination factor Rho; the protein is MTRKKHTAMRSKNGQAQASDNKLEKNGSNGALVPQEQQSTSVQTVESAESNLYEGGGVLELHPSGYGFLRDPAANYERRLTDPFVPGSMIEKYGLRQGVYIKGLVQPGKKGQGPRLREIHDVDGIPPQEYPKVKHFDELTPINPEEWLRLETGPEPITTRVMDLLTPIGKGQRALIVAPPRTGKTVLLQHISLAIAQNYPDMKLIILLIDERPEEVTDFRRVCKNAEVVASSLDCEIESHVRLSQLIVERCKRLAEMGKDVFLLMDSITRLARAFNKWVGNTGRTMTGGIDVKAMDIPKKLFATARAFEEGGSLTIVATALIDTGSRMDELIFQEFKGTGNMELVLDRRLADRRIWPAIDITQSGTRREEKLLPPEYLKAVTILRRMLSSMNPVEAMEQLTQKLAKYKSNQEFIELIAGAQAHAAG